The Lentisphaera araneosa HTCC2155 region ATGATGATCCTGTGACTCCTCGATAGTGGTCTCGGAGTTTTGATTGATGTTTAGTAGATCTGTGTGTTTTATGTTGAGATCTCGTTGCGGGAAAGGTATCTCAATATTGTAATCAATAAAGAGCTTATAGATGATTTTGTTGATATCACTGATGATTTGATCGCGTTCAGTGGCTTTTTCAATCCACACGAGTAGTTCAAAATTAAGGCTGGAATCGCCAAATTCCTTGAACCAGATTTGGGGGACGGGCTTATTGAGGACCAAGTTATGCTTAGCTGCGGCTTCGGCTAAAGCTTTTTCAACGAGGCGTATATCTGATCCATAGGCGACTCCCACAGGAATTTTTATCCTGATGCGGGGATCACCAAAAGTCCAGTTGATAATTTGATCATCAAGAATTTTTGAGTTGGGTACAATGATCGACATATTATCAGGTGTTTGAATGATAGTCGTTCTTAAGTTGATGCGAGAGACATCCCCCCAGATTTCCCCAACAGTTAAACGGTCACCTACTTTAATGGGGCGTTCGATGAGCAAAATAATACCACTGATAAAATTGGCGGTAATGTTTTGTAAACCAAAACCAATACCCACAGAGAGCAAGGCGAAGATGCCCGCGAATGCACTAACGGGGAGTCCAACAAAGGCAAAAGCAGTATAGACACCAATGCCGACTAAAACGTATTGAGTTACTTTTTGTATGGCGAATTCAATGCCGCGA contains the following coding sequences:
- a CDS encoding mechanosensitive ion channel family protein; protein product: MAPLPTNPSEQLKEGLQIFNSSLIWLIIGAIGIIIASVLVSYVINRTLVKRLARQMKMDRGIEFAIQKVTQYVLVGIGVYTAFAFVGLPVSAFAGIFALLSVGIGFGLQNITANFISGIILLIERPIKVGDRLTVGEIWGDVSRINLRTTIIQTPDNMSIIVPNSKILDDQIINWTFGDPRIRIKIPVGVAYGSDIRLVEKALAEAAAKHNLVLNKPVPQIWFKEFGDSSLNFELLVWIEKATERDQIISDINKIIYKLFIDYNIEIPFPQRDLNIKHTDLLNINQNSETTIEESQDHHEKNKR